A genomic segment from Gracilimonas sediminicola encodes:
- a CDS encoding DUF4295 family protein: MAKKQSFGQEALQAKAAHRKMAKVIISTKNDKGKFAYKEVMIDQENVKEFIQQNKA; this comes from the coding sequence ATGGCTAAGAAGCAATCATTTGGACAAGAAGCATTACAAGCGAAAGCGGCTCACCGCAAAATGGCAAAGGTTATCATTTCTACCAAGAACGATAAAGGCAAATTTGCCTACAAGGAAGTGATGATCGACCAGGAAAATGTGAAAGAATTTATTCAGCAAAATAAAGCCTGA
- the rpmG gene encoding 50S ribosomal protein L33 — MAKGNRVQVILECTEKPGSSRYVTTKNRRTTTDRLELKKYNPVLRKHTVHKEIK; from the coding sequence ATGGCAAAAGGAAACAGAGTTCAGGTGATTTTAGAGTGTACCGAAAAACCCGGTTCATCTCGTTATGTTACGACTAAAAACCGAAGAACAACCACGGATCGACTTGAACTAAAAAAATACAACCCGGTTCTTCGTAAACACACCGTTCACAAAGAAATTAAATAA
- the rpmB gene encoding 50S ribosomal protein L28, producing MSRKDDITGKGALNGYRSSKSNNKTKHRFQLNLQKRRFYVPEEDKWVTLKVSAKTVRTINKKGISAVLKEARKKGTLIKEV from the coding sequence ATGTCGCGAAAAGACGATATTACAGGTAAAGGAGCTTTGAACGGGTACCGTTCTTCCAAGTCAAATAATAAGACAAAACATCGCTTTCAATTGAACTTGCAAAAGCGACGTTTTTACGTTCCGGAAGAGGATAAGTGGGTAACCCTTAAAGTTTCTGCGAAAACTGTCAGAACAATTAACAAGAAAGGAATTTCTGCGGTATTGAAAGAAGCGCGGAAAAAAGGAACTCTTATAAAAGAAGTGTAG
- the gyrB gene encoding DNA topoisomerase (ATP-hydrolyzing) subunit B — protein sequence MAKKQGSDYKASNIQVLEGLEAVRKRPAMYIGDTGQRGLHHLINEVVDNSIDEALAGHCDHIIVTINEDGSMTIQDNGRGIPVDTHEKLGIPAVEVVLTKLHAGGKFDKDSYKVSGGLHGVGVSCVNALATNFRAEIHRDGEIHVMEFEQGKTTIPLSVKGKTKETGTKISFTPDPTIFTQTVEFKFDIIAERMRELAFLNPEVTIELVDEREEDEELKKEVYHYEGGVKDFVDFLDEHRESMLTTPIHITGEVENVPVEIAIQYNSSFSENVHSYVNNINTREGGSHVSGFRRALTRSLKSYAEKNNLIKSNSKISISGEDFREGMTAVLSVKVAEPQFEGQTKTKLGNSEVQSAVEVVVYDQLNEYLEQNPKAAKKVIEKVVLAAEAREAARKARQLVQRKSVMSGGGLPGKLADCSIKDPEHSEIYLVEGDSAGGSAKMGRNRSFQAILPLRGKILNVEKAKINRILENKEIQAMITALGTGVGHGDEDFELDKLRYHKIIIMTDADVDGSHIRTLLLTFFYRYMRPLIENGFIYIATPPLYRITTSKDLEYAWDDETRDKLVKELKKTRKKFDVSRYKGLGEMNPEQLWETTMDPETRTLQQVNVESAAGADKLFSTLMGGDVEPRREFIERNAKYANIDI from the coding sequence ATGGCAAAAAAACAAGGTTCCGACTACAAGGCATCAAACATACAAGTTTTGGAGGGTCTTGAAGCGGTACGAAAACGCCCTGCAATGTATATTGGGGATACAGGTCAGCGCGGCCTTCACCACTTAATTAACGAGGTGGTTGACAACTCCATTGATGAAGCGCTTGCAGGCCATTGCGATCACATTATAGTAACCATTAATGAAGACGGCTCCATGACCATACAAGATAATGGTCGTGGTATCCCGGTAGACACTCACGAGAAACTCGGTATTCCCGCTGTGGAAGTCGTGCTTACCAAACTGCACGCCGGCGGTAAGTTTGACAAGGATTCATATAAGGTATCCGGTGGACTCCACGGGGTTGGTGTAAGTTGTGTGAATGCACTGGCCACCAACTTCCGGGCTGAAATTCACCGCGATGGTGAAATTCATGTAATGGAATTTGAACAGGGTAAAACCACCATTCCTCTCTCCGTAAAAGGAAAAACGAAAGAGACCGGAACAAAGATTTCTTTCACCCCCGATCCGACTATTTTTACTCAGACGGTTGAATTTAAGTTCGACATTATTGCTGAGCGCATGAGAGAGCTCGCTTTCCTGAATCCCGAGGTTACCATCGAATTGGTTGATGAACGGGAAGAAGACGAAGAGCTCAAAAAAGAAGTTTACCACTACGAAGGCGGGGTAAAAGACTTTGTTGATTTCCTTGATGAGCACCGCGAGTCGATGCTTACCACCCCAATTCATATTACCGGAGAAGTTGAGAATGTGCCTGTTGAAATTGCCATTCAATACAATAGCTCTTTCAGCGAAAACGTCCATTCTTATGTAAACAACATTAACACCCGGGAAGGTGGTTCTCACGTATCCGGTTTCCGAAGAGCATTAACCCGTTCTTTGAAGTCTTACGCTGAAAAGAACAACCTTATTAAATCTAACAGCAAGATTTCCATCTCCGGGGAAGATTTCCGGGAAGGAATGACAGCCGTACTGAGTGTAAAAGTTGCTGAACCTCAGTTTGAAGGACAGACCAAAACCAAACTGGGTAACTCCGAAGTTCAAAGTGCCGTTGAGGTTGTAGTTTATGATCAGTTAAACGAGTACCTGGAACAAAACCCTAAAGCAGCTAAGAAAGTAATTGAAAAAGTAGTTTTGGCTGCAGAAGCTCGAGAAGCGGCAAGAAAAGCACGCCAACTTGTTCAGCGCAAAAGCGTTATGAGTGGCGGCGGACTTCCGGGAAAACTGGCTGATTGCTCTATAAAAGATCCCGAGCACAGTGAAATTTACCTCGTTGAGGGTGACTCTGCCGGTGGTTCTGCCAAGATGGGCCGTAACCGAAGTTTTCAGGCTATCCTTCCATTAAGGGGTAAAATCCTGAATGTTGAGAAAGCCAAGATTAACCGGATTTTGGAGAATAAAGAAATTCAGGCCATGATTACGGCACTGGGTACCGGTGTTGGTCATGGGGATGAGGACTTCGAGCTGGACAAGCTCCGATATCATAAAATCATAATTATGACGGATGCCGATGTGGACGGTTCTCACATTCGCACACTTCTGTTAACATTTTTCTACCGCTATATGCGTCCGCTAATCGAAAACGGGTTCATATATATTGCCACCCCTCCTCTATATAGAATCACAACCAGCAAAGATCTGGAATATGCATGGGACGATGAAACCCGTGATAAGTTGGTAAAAGAACTCAAGAAAACCCGTAAGAAGTTTGATGTTTCCCGCTATAAGGGTCTTGGAGAGATGAATCCCGAGCAGCTATGGGAAACCACAATGGATCCGGAAACACGCACTCTACAACAGGTAAATGTTGAAAGTGCTGCCGGCGCCGACAAACTTTTCTCAACCCTGATGGGTGGAGATGTGGAACCTCGTCGTGAGTTCATTGAGCGAAATGCCAAGTACGCCAACATCGATATTTGA
- the gyrA gene encoding DNA gyrase subunit A has product MAREKIIPITIEDEMQSSYIDYSMSVIVSRALPDVRDGLKPVHRRVLYGMNDLGMLHNRNYKKSARIVGEVLGKYHPHGDSAVYDSIVRMVQDFSLRYPLVDGQGNFGSIDGDSAAAMRYTEVRMDRLSEELLSDINKETVDYSPNFDDTLEEPTVLPSMLPNLLLNGASGIAVGMATNMAPHNMTEVIDGVTEYIDNPDIEIKELMQHIKAPDFPTAGIIYGYEGVKEAYETGRGKITLRARANTEELRGNREQIVITEIPYQVNKSTLIQKIASLVNDEKITEISEVRDESDREGIRIVIILKRSANAGVVLNQLYKYTQMQTTFGVINLALVKGRPKVMDLKELIYHFVEHRVDIIIRRTMYDLDQAEARAHILEGLKIALDNLDEVIKTIRASNSPQEANIELRKKFALTDIQAKAILDMRLQKLTGLEREKIDGEYREIIDKISDYREILTNRDKQTTIIKQELADLKKRYGDERRTQVVHSADDFSIEDMIADEDVVVTISNKGFIKRMPVSGYRRQRRGGKGMKGTTTRDEEYVEHLFVATTHNYILFFTEKGMCYWLKVYEIPEGGRLARGRAIVNLIELDKDDSIKAFVPVKTLDEEEYINNHSIIMATKDGLVKKTTLEAYSRPRRDGIIAINIKEGDSLLAAELTDGDSQIILANKNGRAIRFHEEDVREMGRNTSGVKGMSLGKNGEIVDMVVIRNAHEATVLAMSENGYGKRSLVDDYREQSRGGKGVITLKITPKTGDLIALKEVTDQDDLMIITERGKVIRMNCGGIRTMGRNTQGVRIMRLDSDGAIAAVTRVVNEEEGDEEDED; this is encoded by the coding sequence ATGGCCAGAGAAAAAATTATACCTATTACTATAGAAGACGAAATGCAGTCGTCCTACATCGATTATTCGATGTCGGTGATTGTGTCCAGGGCGCTTCCTGATGTTCGGGATGGATTGAAACCCGTTCACAGAAGAGTTCTTTACGGGATGAATGATCTCGGAATGCTTCACAACCGTAATTATAAGAAGAGCGCCCGTATTGTGGGTGAGGTGCTTGGTAAGTATCACCCCCATGGTGACTCAGCCGTTTATGATTCTATCGTTCGGATGGTGCAGGACTTTTCACTTAGATATCCGCTCGTAGATGGACAGGGCAACTTTGGGTCCATTGACGGTGACAGTGCGGCGGCCATGCGTTATACAGAGGTTCGCATGGATCGGCTTTCGGAAGAATTGCTTTCCGACATTAACAAGGAAACCGTTGACTACTCTCCCAACTTTGATGACACTCTTGAAGAGCCCACGGTTCTTCCAAGTATGCTTCCCAACCTTTTATTGAATGGTGCTTCCGGTATTGCCGTAGGTATGGCTACCAACATGGCACCTCATAATATGACGGAAGTTATTGATGGAGTCACCGAGTATATCGACAATCCCGATATTGAGATTAAGGAGTTGATGCAACACATCAAGGCTCCTGACTTTCCAACAGCCGGTATCATCTATGGTTATGAAGGAGTTAAAGAGGCTTACGAAACCGGACGGGGAAAAATCACCCTCCGTGCCCGCGCTAATACTGAAGAGCTGCGCGGCAACCGTGAGCAGATTGTAATTACAGAGATCCCATACCAGGTTAACAAGAGCACGCTAATTCAAAAGATTGCATCTCTTGTTAATGATGAGAAAATCACTGAAATATCTGAAGTTAGAGATGAATCTGACCGTGAGGGTATTCGCATTGTTATCATTTTAAAACGTTCTGCTAACGCCGGCGTTGTACTCAATCAGTTATACAAGTACACGCAAATGCAGACCACCTTTGGTGTGATTAACCTGGCTCTTGTTAAAGGCCGTCCTAAGGTGATGGACCTTAAAGAGCTTATTTATCACTTTGTTGAGCATCGTGTTGATATTATAATTCGTCGCACCATGTATGATCTCGATCAGGCGGAAGCCAGAGCTCATATCCTGGAAGGACTTAAGATCGCCCTTGATAACCTGGATGAAGTAATCAAGACCATCCGGGCTTCTAACAGTCCTCAAGAAGCGAATATTGAGTTGCGCAAGAAGTTTGCTCTCACCGACATTCAGGCCAAAGCCATTCTGGACATGCGTCTTCAGAAGCTTACCGGACTGGAGCGCGAAAAAATTGATGGTGAGTACAGAGAGATTATCGACAAGATTTCTGATTACCGCGAAATTCTAACCAATCGTGATAAGCAAACAACAATCATAAAACAAGAGCTTGCAGATCTGAAGAAACGCTATGGTGATGAGCGAAGAACACAAGTTGTTCACTCCGCCGACGACTTCAGCATCGAAGACATGATTGCTGATGAAGATGTAGTTGTAACCATTTCCAATAAAGGCTTTATCAAACGGATGCCGGTAAGCGGCTATCGCAGACAGCGCCGTGGCGGTAAAGGAATGAAGGGAACAACCACGCGAGATGAGGAATATGTAGAACATTTATTTGTAGCCACAACCCATAATTACATTCTGTTCTTCACAGAGAAAGGAATGTGTTACTGGCTGAAGGTCTATGAAATTCCGGAGGGTGGCCGACTTGCAAGGGGACGCGCTATTGTTAATCTCATTGAGCTTGACAAAGACGACTCCATCAAAGCCTTTGTTCCGGTTAAAACCCTTGATGAAGAAGAGTACATTAATAATCACTCTATTATCATGGCGACCAAAGACGGGCTTGTTAAGAAAACAACCCTCGAGGCCTACAGCCGTCCTCGACGTGATGGTATAATTGCCATCAATATTAAAGAAGGCGACAGCTTACTTGCTGCCGAACTTACCGATGGCGATAGCCAAATTATTCTTGCCAACAAAAACGGCCGAGCCATCAGGTTCCACGAAGAGGACGTTCGGGAAATGGGCCGAAACACTTCCGGTGTGAAAGGAATGAGCCTCGGCAAAAATGGTGAGATCGTTGATATGGTTGTGATCCGAAACGCTCACGAAGCCACCGTGCTCGCCATGTCTGAGAATGGATATGGCAAACGTTCTCTTGTTGATGATTACAGGGAACAATCCAGAGGTGGTAAAGGCGTGATTACACTCAAGATAACTCCGAAGACCGGAGACCTGATTGCGCTTAAAGAAGTTACCGATCAGGATGATCTTATGATTATCACGGAGCGAGGTAAAGTTATCCGAATGAATTGCGGGGGCATCAGAACCATGGGTAGAAATACTCAGGGAGTTCGCATCATGCGTCTGGATTCTGATGGCGCCATTGCAGCCGTAACGCGAGTGGTTAATGAAGAGGAAGGAGACGAAGAAGATGAAGATTAA
- a CDS encoding helix-turn-helix transcriptional regulator — protein MNSSERRLKLMLLLQQPGKRLTVDELAERFDVSRRTIFRDFNALQEINVPVTWDRYSGYGLIEGYKVPPLMFTSKELATIMVGLNFVKSQVDQGLVEDAKGVEVKIKNVLPDELKEFMTSLEGRTIVDPYLRFGGEKKKGGSWYLISSAIAQQKRLQFEYTTKSGDSGIRKIDPYILVFYQDHWNVIGKSHLRGEIRNFILEKVEEVKILDENYHLNNDLDIEGLIFRSEKSSQSIILQVKKEEMSRLEANLPAKIIKKTQVNSEFIKVSFKFDNLDFINEWLLQFGKKVKIEEPKELIEKRKKLLREMLDN, from the coding sequence ATGAATAGTTCAGAAAGAAGGCTGAAGCTGATGCTTTTGCTTCAGCAGCCGGGTAAACGCTTAACGGTAGATGAATTGGCGGAGCGGTTTGATGTAAGTCGAAGAACGATTTTCCGTGATTTTAATGCGCTTCAGGAAATTAACGTGCCGGTAACCTGGGATCGATATTCAGGCTATGGATTAATCGAGGGCTATAAGGTGCCGCCGCTCATGTTCACTTCCAAAGAGCTTGCAACCATCATGGTTGGGCTGAATTTTGTGAAGTCTCAGGTTGACCAAGGCTTGGTGGAAGATGCTAAGGGGGTGGAGGTGAAAATCAAAAATGTACTTCCGGATGAATTAAAAGAATTCATGACTTCATTAGAAGGAAGAACAATCGTCGATCCCTATTTGAGGTTTGGTGGAGAAAAAAAGAAAGGAGGGAGTTGGTATCTCATAAGCAGCGCCATCGCTCAGCAAAAAAGATTGCAATTTGAGTACACCACAAAATCAGGGGATTCGGGAATTCGAAAAATCGATCCCTACATTTTGGTTTTTTACCAAGATCATTGGAACGTAATTGGAAAATCCCATCTTCGGGGTGAAATCAGAAATTTTATTCTCGAAAAGGTGGAAGAAGTAAAAATCTTAGACGAAAACTACCACCTTAACAACGATTTGGACATAGAGGGCCTTATCTTTCGATCTGAGAAGAGTTCTCAATCAATAATACTACAGGTCAAAAAAGAAGAGATGTCGCGTCTGGAGGCGAATTTACCGGCTAAAATAATTAAGAAAACTCAGGTAAATTCTGAATTTATTAAGGTGAGTTTTAAATTCGATAATTTGGACTTTATAAACGAATGGCTTCTTCAGTTTGGGAAAAAAGTAAAAATTGAAGAGCCCAAAGAACTCATCGAAAAAAGAAAGAAGTTACTCCGGGAAATGCTGGACAACTAA
- a CDS encoding 16S rRNA (guanine(527)-N(7))-methyltransferase RsmG, translated as MEHQILYTPLAYEKAENIRVLFDRHEKELEEYISRLLWWNKKINLVSRDVSRETIKDHVEHSLVLTQSELFEKTAKVIDSGTGGGLPGMPLAICYREKQIHLNDVVTKKVMACRNIASALSLKNISTSSCSIEKVGFAGDELLVSKHAFKIGDLLRMLESKPWGNIILLKGGDEIESELEKAKEPLKVNIIDLMPGFDEEFYKGKAMVEISRISQS; from the coding sequence GTGGAACATCAGATTTTATATACTCCATTAGCCTACGAAAAAGCTGAGAATATTCGGGTTTTATTTGATCGTCACGAAAAAGAATTAGAAGAATATATAAGCCGTCTGCTTTGGTGGAACAAAAAGATTAATCTTGTGAGCCGGGATGTTTCACGTGAAACTATAAAAGACCACGTAGAGCACTCATTAGTTCTAACTCAGTCTGAACTGTTTGAAAAGACTGCGAAAGTTATAGATTCGGGCACCGGCGGTGGTTTGCCGGGAATGCCACTGGCTATCTGTTATAGAGAGAAGCAGATTCATCTGAATGATGTGGTAACAAAAAAGGTGATGGCATGTAGAAACATTGCTTCCGCTCTGAGCCTGAAGAATATATCAACAAGTTCCTGTTCTATAGAAAAGGTTGGATTTGCTGGGGATGAGCTCTTGGTTTCAAAGCATGCCTTTAAGATAGGGGATTTGCTACGAATGCTTGAATCAAAGCCGTGGGGAAATATTATCCTGCTAAAAGGAGGGGATGAAATTGAGTCCGAGCTTGAAAAAGCAAAAGAGCCCCTGAAGGTTAACATCATTGACCTGATGCCCGGGTTTGATGAAGAGTTTTATAAAGGAAAGGCTATGGTAGAAATCTCAAGAATAAGCCAGTCATGA
- the mnmG gene encoding tRNA uridine-5-carboxymethylaminomethyl(34) synthesis enzyme MnmG, with translation MSVLDPTYDVIVVGGGHAGSEAAGAAAQMGAKTLLITMNLEAIAKMSCNPAMGGVAKGQLVREIDALGGLSGIVSDESGVQFRMLNMSKGPAMWSPRCQSDRMLYAQKMREKLEDKDHLFFRQDNVVDLISENDNEIKGVVTQTGQKFFAKSVILTTGTFGNGLIHIGESNYGGGRSGERASIGISAALEKLGFEVGRLKTGTPPRVDGRTVDYSQLEEQFGDENPTAFSFLTENLPSLEEQMSCWIGYTNEEVHEVLKEGFDRSPMFNGRIKSIGPRYCPSIEDKINRFADKDRHQLFLEPEGWNTYEMYLNGFSTSLPEDVQYKALRTIPGFEDVIMIRPGYAIEYDYFPPHQIRRSLETKSVKGLFFAGQINGTTGYEEAACQGLMAGINAALHVQEKEPLVLQRSEAYIGVLIDDLINKGTEEPYRMFTSRAEHRILLRQDNADLRLTEIGNRIGLASDERMQRVEKKKEAINKLDDLIKDYTVYPEKMDPMLESKESSTMSQPMKAERILLRPEVSLRDMMDYDEDFAQQVKDISDNKEVLEQIEIQIKYAGYIEKEFEMVKEMEKQENMSIPEQVEYSSIKSLSTEGAQKLSKIRPETIGQASRISGVSASDLSVLMVYLKN, from the coding sequence ATGTCCGTTTTAGATCCTACATATGATGTAATCGTAGTTGGTGGAGGCCATGCCGGAAGTGAGGCCGCCGGAGCCGCAGCTCAAATGGGAGCAAAAACCCTGCTGATTACCATGAACCTGGAAGCTATCGCTAAGATGTCTTGTAACCCGGCTATGGGTGGGGTAGCAAAAGGCCAGTTGGTAAGAGAGATTGATGCCCTGGGCGGGCTGTCCGGAATAGTCAGCGATGAGTCCGGCGTTCAATTCAGGATGCTCAATATGAGCAAAGGTCCCGCTATGTGGAGCCCGCGTTGCCAAAGCGATCGTATGTTATATGCTCAAAAAATGAGGGAAAAGCTCGAGGATAAAGATCACTTGTTTTTCCGCCAGGATAATGTAGTCGATTTAATATCAGAAAATGATAATGAGATTAAGGGGGTAGTTACCCAGACCGGACAAAAGTTTTTTGCCAAGTCAGTTATTTTAACGACCGGTACTTTTGGAAACGGACTTATTCATATTGGTGAAAGTAATTATGGAGGGGGTAGGTCCGGAGAGCGAGCTTCCATCGGTATCTCCGCTGCTCTTGAAAAGCTTGGCTTTGAAGTTGGCAGGTTAAAGACCGGAACACCTCCCCGGGTAGATGGAAGAACCGTGGACTATTCTCAACTGGAGGAGCAGTTTGGGGATGAGAACCCAACAGCCTTTTCTTTTCTGACGGAGAACCTGCCTTCTTTGGAAGAGCAGATGTCTTGCTGGATTGGTTATACCAATGAAGAAGTACACGAAGTTTTAAAGGAAGGATTCGATCGAAGCCCGATGTTTAATGGACGCATTAAATCCATTGGCCCCCGGTACTGCCCAAGCATTGAGGATAAGATTAATCGCTTTGCAGATAAGGACAGACATCAATTATTCCTGGAGCCTGAAGGGTGGAATACCTATGAGATGTATTTGAATGGATTTTCGACCTCCCTTCCGGAAGATGTTCAGTACAAAGCGTTACGAACTATTCCCGGATTTGAAGACGTAATTATGATTCGCCCTGGTTATGCCATCGAATACGATTATTTCCCCCCACACCAAATAAGGCGTTCGTTAGAAACTAAATCAGTAAAAGGGTTATTCTTTGCCGGACAAATTAACGGGACTACCGGTTACGAAGAGGCTGCTTGCCAGGGATTGATGGCCGGTATCAATGCGGCTCTTCATGTACAGGAAAAAGAACCTTTAGTCCTTCAGCGATCGGAGGCTTACATCGGCGTTTTGATCGATGACCTTATTAATAAAGGCACAGAAGAGCCTTACCGAATGTTTACATCACGAGCAGAACACAGAATTTTGCTCCGCCAAGACAATGCCGATCTTCGCCTGACTGAGATCGGAAATCGTATAGGCCTGGCTTCTGATGAACGAATGCAACGAGTTGAAAAAAAGAAAGAAGCTATAAATAAGCTCGACGATCTAATTAAAGACTATACGGTTTATCCTGAGAAGATGGACCCCATGCTCGAGAGTAAGGAAAGCTCGACCATGAGTCAACCCATGAAAGCCGAGAGAATTCTACTTCGCCCTGAGGTTTCTTTACGTGATATGATGGATTATGACGAAGACTTTGCCCAACAGGTAAAAGATATCAGCGACAACAAGGAGGTGTTAGAGCAGATAGAGATTCAAATAAAATACGCGGGCTACATCGAAAAAGAGTTCGAGATGGTGAAGGAGATGGAGAAGCAGGAGAATATGTCTATCCCTGAGCAGGTAGAGTATTCAAGCATCAAAAGCCTTTCCACAGAAGGAGCGCAAAAGCTTTCTAAAATTCGCCCGGAAACAATAGGTCAGGCAAGCAGAATAAGTGGGGTTTCAGCAAGCGACCTCTCCGTGCTTATGGTTTATCTGAAAAATTAG
- a CDS encoding glutathione peroxidase — protein sequence MKILFTALLLSLTATMGISDQTSLYDFTVQDIDGEEISLEQYRGQVVLVVNVASKCGYTPQYKGLQKIYETYKDDGFVILGFPANNFNGQEPGTDQEIKQFCTLEYGVEFPMFSKVSVKGEDQASLFSYLTSVPNDDFDGEVKWNFEKFLIDKNGLLKRRFRSGVEPQSETLVAAIEKELNR from the coding sequence ATGAAAATTTTATTTACAGCTCTGCTTCTATCACTCACAGCCACTATGGGAATATCAGACCAAACATCATTATACGATTTTACCGTTCAGGATATTGACGGTGAGGAGATTTCCCTGGAACAATATAGAGGACAAGTTGTTTTAGTGGTCAACGTGGCCTCAAAATGCGGATACACCCCTCAGTACAAAGGACTTCAAAAGATTTACGAAACCTATAAAGATGATGGGTTTGTGATATTGGGGTTTCCAGCTAATAACTTTAATGGGCAGGAGCCGGGAACAGATCAGGAAATAAAACAATTTTGTACGCTTGAGTATGGAGTGGAATTTCCGATGTTCTCGAAGGTATCCGTTAAGGGTGAAGATCAGGCTTCCTTGTTTTCATATTTGACCTCAGTACCGAATGATGACTTTGATGGTGAGGTTAAATGGAATTTTGAGAAATTTTTGATCGATAAAAATGGTTTACTAAAGAGAAGATTCAGGAGTGGCGTAGAACCACAGAGTGAAACCCTTGTTGCTGCTATTGAAAAGGAATTGAATCGTTAA
- a CDS encoding MBL fold metallo-hydrolase → MKITFLGTGTSMGVPVAGGFRREELSHDPRNERTRCSVWIQVHGKSILIDAGPEFRIQSIRSRIKKIDHFLITHEHMDHVSGIDDLRVYSYINKAPIPAYTSGQCIESIHKRFDYMFGENKYPGSTSLDLNEVTSSFKLDEEIEVTPLPVQHGDLDILGFRVNDFSYLTDVKHIPDDTLELIKGSKVIALSALRWEPEHPTHLTIPEAVDVLENLDVPEAYLIHMNSYVDHQPTNKKLPDHIKLAYDQLSIKI, encoded by the coding sequence ATGAAAATTACTTTTCTGGGTACGGGTACGTCTATGGGAGTTCCTGTTGCGGGAGGCTTTAGGCGCGAAGAACTTTCACATGATCCAAGAAATGAACGCACTCGCTGTTCCGTCTGGATTCAGGTTCACGGAAAATCGATCCTGATTGATGCCGGACCCGAATTCAGAATACAAAGCATTCGCTCGCGCATCAAAAAGATTGACCATTTTCTCATTACCCACGAACACATGGATCATGTTTCCGGGATCGATGATCTCAGAGTTTACTCTTATATAAATAAAGCCCCCATTCCAGCTTACACTTCCGGGCAATGCATTGAATCTATCCACAAGCGCTTTGATTATATGTTTGGGGAAAACAAATACCCCGGATCTACTTCTCTAGACCTGAACGAAGTAACCTCTTCTTTTAAATTAGATGAAGAAATCGAGGTTACTCCTTTACCGGTACAACACGGCGATTTGGATATTCTGGGATTTCGGGTAAATGACTTCTCGTACCTGACGGATGTAAAACATATCCCTGACGATACACTTGAGCTCATAAAAGGCTCTAAAGTGATTGCACTGAGTGCGCTGCGGTGGGAGCCGGAGCACCCTACCCATTTAACAATCCCCGAAGCGGTTGATGTGTTAGAAAACCTGGATGTCCCCGAAGCCTACCTCATTCATATGAATAGTTATGTGGATCACCAGCCAACCAATAAAAAGCTGCCGGATCATATCAAGTTAGCGTATGATCAGCTTTCCATTAAGATCTAA